In Pseudomonas sp. HR96, the DNA window GACACCGTTCTTCTGCACGTCACGGTAGTTGTAGTCGACCGAGAAAGCACCCAGCTTCGATTTGATACCGGCCAACCAGGCTTCGTCCGCGCCGTCGGTGGAAGCACCGTTGTGCACGTATTGACCGTACACGGCCAGCGGGATTGGCAGGGTCTTTATGTCGACCTGGCCGAACAGTTCGTACAGCTTGAACTCGTTGGTGGTGTTGCCGTTCTGGATCAGCGTGCGCGTGGTGGTCGTGCCGTTGGACGCCACGGTGGTACCCGCAGCGGTGCCGTCATCGTTGGAGTTGTTGTAGTTGTAGATGCTGCCGCCGGCCGTTACGCCCACCACATCACCCAGGTTGAACTTGCCACCCAGCTGACCGGCGTACAGGCTCAGGTCGTGGTTGAACTGATAGCCTTCGCCGTCGACGTTGTCCTTGAGGGTGTAGTAGCCGATGCTGCCGAACAGTTCGGCGTTCTTGTTGATCGGCAGCTTGTAGGTCGCGGCCACGCCTTCGGGGTTGACGTCGCTGTCCCAGATGATGTCGCCCATGCTGACCCACGGCTGCAGCATCTTGCCGCCGATCAGGTGCAGGTTCTTGATGGCGGTCGGGTGCCAGTCGAGATAGCCTTCATCCAGCCACAGGCTTTTCTTGGTAAAGCCGTTGTTCAGGTCCTGGTTGGTCGAGCGCGAGTCGGCGCTGCCACCCGTGGCGACACGGATGCCGGCATCGACCTGCGGGTCGATTTCGCTGTACACACCGAAACGGGCACGAACGCGCTGGCGGTCGGCGGTACGGTTGTTGTCCAGGGTCGAACCTTCGGTCTTGATGTTCTCTTCGCGAACGCGCACGTCGCCGGTGATCCTGGTCTTGGAGGCCCAGGCCACTTTCTGGTCCCAGGCGTTCTGCTTGGCGACGGCGTCGGCGGTGGCCTGCTGGGTCACTTTCTGGTCATTGGCCAGGTCAGCTTGCAGTTCGGCATACTGGGCGTCAGTGATCGAACCGTTGGCCTTGAGCATCGCCAGCAGTTTCGCGTCGACCGCGGCATTGGCCGGGGTGCTCATCGCCATCAGCAGGGTCGAACACAGGCCGATACCGGTAAAGGTAGAAAGAAGACGCATACGTTGCTCCGTAATGTTTAAAGTTGCAGTTGCCTGCTCTGTAGGGGATTTATCCCGAAAGGCCCTGAACAGAAGGCTCTTGGTTCCAAAAGGTGGCGCAAGTATTGCGATTGGTTATTACAGAGTGATGGCAAATCGATGGCTTAGCGATGACATGAAAGCCCTTTGTCATTTCGCTGAAACCGCTCTGAAATGGCACTGTTGAGGGAGGCGATACACATTCCCGGCTGATCGGGCGATACTTGCGGCGCTGCCACCCATCTCGACCTGCATGGTGGAAAAAACCGATGTCGCTGACCGTGCTGCACCGTCTTGCCGACCTGCCCGCCGCACAGTGGGACGCCTTGCTGCCGGCTGCTCAGCCGTTCATGCGCCATGCCTTCCTCAGCGCCGTGGAAGACAGCGGCAGCCTGGGCAAGGGCTCCGGCTGGCGCGCCGAGCATGTATTGCACATGCACGAGGGGCAGGTGCTGGCGGCCTTGCCGGCCTACCGCAAGTGGCACTCCTATGGCGAGTACGTGTTCGATCATGGCTGGGCTGACGCCTGTCGCCGCGCCGGTATCGACTACTACCCCAAACTGCTGGCGGCGGTGCCGTTCAGCCCAGTGGCCGGGCCGCGCCTGTTGGCGGCCACGCCGGCCGACGGCCTGGCGCTGCTGCAGGCGTTGCCGGGTTATCTTGAGATCGAGGATCTCTCCAGTGCACACATCAACTTCACCGAGCCCACGCTCGATGCCATGCTGGCAGGCGAGGAAGGTTGGCTGCAGCGGCTAGGGTGCCAGTACCACTGGCAGAACCGCGGCTACGGCGACTTCCAGGATTTTCTCGACACGCTGGCCTCACGCAAGCGCAAGCAGATGCGCAAGGAGCGCGAGCAGGTGCTGGGGCAGGGCATCGGTTTCCAGTGGTACAGCGGCCATGAGCTGGGCGAAGCCGACTGGGATTTCGTCTACGCCTGCTATGCCAATACCTATGCCGTCCGGGGCCAGGCGCCTTACCTGACGCGCCTGTTCTTCAGCCTGCTGGCCGAGCGCATGCCCGAGGCCATCCGCGTCGTGTTTGCCGTACAGGGCGCCCAGCGGGTGGCCATGGCGTTCAGCCTGGTGGCCGGTGACACCCTCTATGGGCGCTACTGGGGTTGCCTGGCGGAGTACGACCGCCTGCATTTCGAGACCTGCTTCTATCAGGGCATGGACTATGCCATCGCGCACGGCCTGCAGCGCTTCGATGCCGGGGCCCAAGGCGAGCACAAGTTGATTCGCGGGTTCGAACCGGTGATCACGCATTCCTGGCACTACTTGCGCCACCCTGGATTGCGCGCGGCGGTCAGCGAGTTTCTCGAAGCGGAGCGGGTAGGGGTGCTGGCGTACGCTGAACAAGCGAGGGGCGCCTTGCCGTACCGGCAAGGCTGAGACCGGATGGGCCGTGGGAGGCTGCGCAGCGCTCCATTGTATCTAGATCAAACCGGCCTGGCGGCTTCTCGGGGGCTTTGCCCCCTCCCAGGGTCAGTTCAGCCTTCAGCCTGTCATGGCGGTCAATCCATCCCGACAAACCCGCCGGTCTGGTGATGCCACAGCCGCGCGTATAGCCCGTGCTGTGCCAACAATTCACTGTGGCTGCCGATTTCGACGATGCGGCCCTGTTCGAGCACCACCAGACGGTCCATCTTGGCGATGGTCGAGAGGCGGTGGGCGATGGCGATCACGGTCTTGCCCTTCATCAGGGTTTCCAGGCTTTCCTGGATCGCCGCTTCCACCTCGGAGTCCAGCGCCGAGGTGGCTTCGTCCATGATCAGGATCGGCGCGTTCTTGAGCAGTACACGCGCAATGGCGATGCGCTGACGTTGCCCGCCTGACAGCTTGACCCCACGCTCGCCCACATGTGCCTCGAAGCCCAGGCGGCCCTCGGCATCGGACAGCAGCGGGATGAACTCGTCGGCGCGCGCCTTGCGCACCGCTTCCCACAGCTGCTCGTCGCTGGCGCCGGGGCGGCCGTACAGCAGGTTTTCGCGGATCGAGCGGTGCAACAGCGCGGTGTCCTGAGTGATCATGCCGATCTGCGCGCGCAAGCTTTCCTGGGTGACCTGGGAAATATCCTGGCCGTCGATCAGGATGCGGCCGTCAGGCAGGTCGTACATGCGCAGCAACAGGTTGACCAGGGTCGACTTGCCGGCACCCGAAGGGCCGATCAGGCCGATTTTTTCGCCGGGGCGGATGTCCAGGGTCAGACCGTCGATGATCGCCCGGCTGCCTTTGCCGTAGTGAAAGTCGACGTCTTCGAAGCGCACGTTGCCGCGGCCGATCTTGAGGGTTGGCGCGCCTTTCTGGTCGGTCACGCTGACCGGCTGGGAGATCGACTCGAGGCCGTCCTGGACCATACCGATGTTTTCGAAGATACCGTTGACCACCCACATGATCCAGCCAGACATGTTGACGATCCGGATCACCAGGCCTGTGGCCAGGGCGATGGCGCCCACGGTGATCAGGCTCTCGCTCCACAGCCACAGGGCCGAACCCGTGGTGCCGACGATCAGCATGCCGTTGAGGGTGGTGATGACCGTGTCCATGCTGGTGACCACACGGCTGGCCAGCTGGGTCTTGACGGTCTGTTCGGTGATCGCTTCGCGCGCGTATTGCTGTTCCAGGTTGGTGTGGGCGAAAAGTTTGAGCGTGGCGATGTTGCTGTAGCCATCGACGATGCGGCCCATGAGCTTGGAGCGCGCTTCGGAAGACACCACCGAACGCTCCTTGACCCGTGGCACGTAGTAATACAGTACGCCGATGTAGCCGAAGATCCACAGGATCAGCGGGATCATCAGGCGCCAGTCGGCCTCGGCGAACAGCACCAGTGAGCCCACCGCATAGATCACCACGTGCCAGATGGCATCCACGGCCGCCACGGCCGAATCGCGCAGCGAGTTGCCGGTTTGCATGATGCGCTGGGCAATGCGCCCGGCGAAGTCGCTTTGGAAGAAATTCAGGCTCTGCTTGAGCATCTGGCTGTGGTTCTGCCAGCGAATCAGGCTGGTCATGCCAGGCGCGATGGTCTGGTGCACCAGCAGGTCATGCAGGCCGACGAAGATCGGCCGCAGGATCAGGGTCACCACCAGCATCCACGACAGCTCAAGGGCGTGGTTGCCGAAGAAGTGCGGATCTGGCGTGCCCTGGGCCAGGTCGATGATCCGGCTCAGGTAGCTGAACAGTGCCACTTCGATCAGCGCGCCGATCAGGCCGACCACCAACAGCGCGGCGAAGCTGGGCCAGACCTGCTTGAGGTAATAGATATAGAAGGGCAGGACCGTTTTCGGGGGCTCCTCCGTGGGCGCTTCGCGAAAGATATCGATCCATTGCTCGAAACGACGGTAGATCATCGGGGAAGGGCTCCTTTACAGCGCCGGCCCGTGAGGGGCCGGCTTTGAACGGAAAGCAGCGATCAGGGCAGGCGCTTGGCCACTTTGATCAGTACCGGGTCGACCGGCACGTTCTGCTGGCCTTGCTGGGTGGAGGTCTGCACGGCAGCGATCTGGTCGACCACTTCCATGCCTTTGACCACCTTGCCGAACACCGCGTAGCCGAAGTCGCGGCCGCCGTGGTCGAGGAAGTTGTTGTCCTTGTGGTTGATGAAGAACTGGCTAGTGGCCGAGTTGACGTCCGAGGTGCGCGCCATGGCCAGGGTGCCACGGGTGTTGTGCAGGCCGTTGTCGGCTTCGTTCTTGATTGGCGGGTTGGTAGGTTTTTCGACCAGTTGCGGGGTGAAACCACCGCCCTGAACCATGAAGCCCGGAATCACCCGGTGGAAAATGGTGCCGTTGTAGAAGCCTTTGTCCACATAGGCGAGGAAGTTGGCGGTGCTGATCGGCGCTTTCTCGCCGTCCAGTTCGACCACGACGGCGCCAAAACTGGTGTCCAGCTCTACTTGCGGGTGCTTGGCATCGGCGGCCAGCAACTGGCTGGCGAAGAGGACGGTACCGGCGGCAACGAGCAGTTTTTTCAGCATTGAATCGAATCCTTGTAGTCGATGGGGTCAGCGTCTGGCCAAGCGCAACGCGATACAGCGTGGGTGAGTTTTCGATAACCGCCAGTGCCGCAGCGGTTATGAGTGTTACCGGGTGTTCCTTCAAGCCGACCGGGGGCAGCATGGTCGGCGCTGATGATAAGGGTAGGACAGATGATAGGCGAGAGTCGTTCCAGCGCTGTCGGCGCCGGTCCATGGCTCAGGCCGGTTCGACCACGTGGAGCGGCAGGGTGGGGGGCAGTTCGTGCAGCGGCGCTACGTCGAATTTGCGCAGCAGATCGATGAGAATCTGCGTCGCCGGGCCCATGGGCTTGTCCTTGTTGGCGTAGAGATAGAAGGTGGGGTGGCGGCTGCCGCCTTGCTCCATGGGCAAGGCCTTGAGCACGCCCTCGGCCAGCTCGCGGACGATCAGGTGGCGCGGCAGCCAGGCGAAGCCCAGGCCGTTGCCGACAAAAGTCGCGGCGGTGGCCAGGCTGCCCACGGTCCATCGCTGCTCGGCGCCCAGCCAGCCGACGTCGCGCGGCTGTGAGCGGCCCGAATCGCGGATCACCACCTGCAACTGGCTTTCCAGGTCCTGGAAGTTCAAGGGCCGGTTGAGCCGGTGCAGCGCGTGTTCAGGCTGGGCCACGGCGACGAACTCCACGGCGCTCATCTCGGTGCCCAGGTACCCCGGGATGCTGAAGCCACTGATGGCCACGTCGGCGACGCCTTCCTGCAACACTTCTTCAACCCCCGACAACACCTCTTCGCGCAGGCGCACCCGGCAGCCACGGCTCTGGGGCATGAATTCGGTCAGCGCGCGCACCAGCCGCGTATTCGGGTAGGCGGCGTCGACCACCAGGCGTACCTCGGCTTCCCAGCCCTGCTCCATGTGGTGGGCCAGGTCCTCGAGTTGCGCAGCCTGCTTGACCAGCTGCCGCGAGCGGCGCAACAGCACGCCGCCGGCTTCGGTCAACACCGCCTTGCGCCCGTCGATGCGCAGCAGTGGCACACCGAGCTGGTCCTGCATGCGTGCCACGGTATAGCTGACCGAGGACTGCGAACGGTGCAACGCCTCGGCGGCCTGGGCAAAGCCCCCATGGTCGACCACCGCCTGCAGGGTTCGCCATTGATCGAGGGTGACACGCGGCGCTTTCATCGAAGACTCCTGCAGCTGGGATCGGGCGCCTGACGCGCCGGGCAACGTTGAACAATGTCGAGCAGAGTAGAGCATCGGCTCTATAAAACAACTTGTCTGATGTGTTTTGACTGTATCCTTGGCGATTCAATCGATTTTTCATGAAGGCTTTGGCCTCAGCCCCTGTCAACCAGACCTTCCCACAGAGCTGCGCAATGCCCTACCTGTTGCTTGTCACCCTTATTCAGGCCTTGTCCTTCAACCTCATCGGCGCCTACCTGGCGGGCCATGTCGACAGCTATTTTGCCGTGCTGGCCCGGGTGTTGATCGCCGGTCTGGTGTTCATCCCGCTGACCCGCTGGCGTCAGGTTCCAGCCAGCGTGGTACGCCGCCTGCTGCTGATCGGCGCCTTGCAGTTCGGTGTCACCTACGTCTGCCTGTATCTGAGTTTTCGCGTGCTCAGCGTGCCGGAGGTGCTGCTGTTCACCATTCTCACGCCCCTGCATGTGACCTTGATCGAAGACGCCCTCAACCGCCGCTTCAACCCTTGGGGCCTGCTGGCGGCACTGACGGCGGTGATTGGGGCAGCGGTGATCCGCTACGATCGCATCAGCACCGACTTCTTCCTCGGGTTTGTGCTGCTGCAGGTCGCCAATTTCACCTATGCGGCCGGGCAGGTGTTGTACAAACACCTGCAAGCCCGCTCGCCCGGCGACGAACCCCAGTATCGGCGCTTCGGCTACTTTTTCGTCGGTGCCTTGCTGGTTGCCTTGCCGGCGTATCTTGCCTTCGGCAATCTGCAACGCCTGCCCCAGACCTCGCTGCAATGGACCGTGCTGGTGTTCCTCGG includes these proteins:
- a CDS encoding putative porin: MRLLSTFTGIGLCSTLLMAMSTPANAAVDAKLLAMLKANGSITDAQYAELQADLANDQKVTQQATADAVAKQNAWDQKVAWASKTRITGDVRVREENIKTEGSTLDNNRTADRQRVRARFGVYSEIDPQVDAGIRVATGGSADSRSTNQDLNNGFTKKSLWLDEGYLDWHPTAIKNLHLIGGKMLQPWVSMGDIIWDSDVNPEGVAATYKLPINKNAELFGSIGYYTLKDNVDGEGYQFNHDLSLYAGQLGGKFNLGDVVGVTAGGSIYNYNNSNDDGTAAGTTVASNGTTTTRTLIQNGNTTNEFKLYELFGQVDIKTLPIPLAVYGQYVHNGASTDGADEAWLAGIKSKLGAFSVDYNYRDVQKNGVVGAFTDSDFANGYTGSRGHKIKLGYDIDKNFGLGVTYFLAKTDTAVANRTDVDLNTLQLDLEAKF
- a CDS encoding carboxylate/amino acid/amine transporter; this translates as MPYLLLVTLIQALSFNLIGAYLAGHVDSYFAVLARVLIAGLVFIPLTRWRQVPASVVRRLLLIGALQFGVTYVCLYLSFRVLSVPEVLLFTILTPLHVTLIEDALNRRFNPWGLLAALTAVIGAAVIRYDRISTDFFLGFVLLQVANFTYAAGQVLYKHLQARSPGDEPQYRRFGYFFVGALLVALPAYLAFGNLQRLPQTSLQWTVLVFLGLIATAFGMYAWNKGASQVGGATLAAMNNLHVPVGLLLNLLLWNKQEPLARLAAGAAIILLSVWIARRSARRPLASDRSAPRVDHL
- a CDS encoding peptidylprolyl isomerase — protein: MLKKLLVAAGTVLFASQLLAADAKHPQVELDTSFGAVVVELDGEKAPISTANFLAYVDKGFYNGTIFHRVIPGFMVQGGGFTPQLVEKPTNPPIKNEADNGLHNTRGTLAMARTSDVNSATSQFFINHKDNNFLDHGGRDFGYAVFGKVVKGMEVVDQIAAVQTSTQQGQQNVPVDPVLIKVAKRLP
- a CDS encoding GNAT family N-acetyltransferase, which codes for MSLTVLHRLADLPAAQWDALLPAAQPFMRHAFLSAVEDSGSLGKGSGWRAEHVLHMHEGQVLAALPAYRKWHSYGEYVFDHGWADACRRAGIDYYPKLLAAVPFSPVAGPRLLAATPADGLALLQALPGYLEIEDLSSAHINFTEPTLDAMLAGEEGWLQRLGCQYHWQNRGYGDFQDFLDTLASRKRKQMRKEREQVLGQGIGFQWYSGHELGEADWDFVYACYANTYAVRGQAPYLTRLFFSLLAERMPEAIRVVFAVQGAQRVAMAFSLVAGDTLYGRYWGCLAEYDRLHFETCFYQGMDYAIAHGLQRFDAGAQGEHKLIRGFEPVITHSWHYLRHPGLRAAVSEFLEAERVGVLAYAEQARGALPYRQG
- a CDS encoding ABC transporter ATP-binding protein; this translates as MIYRRFEQWIDIFREAPTEEPPKTVLPFYIYYLKQVWPSFAALLVVGLIGALIEVALFSYLSRIIDLAQGTPDPHFFGNHALELSWMLVVTLILRPIFVGLHDLLVHQTIAPGMTSLIRWQNHSQMLKQSLNFFQSDFAGRIAQRIMQTGNSLRDSAVAAVDAIWHVVIYAVGSLVLFAEADWRLMIPLILWIFGYIGVLYYYVPRVKERSVVSSEARSKLMGRIVDGYSNIATLKLFAHTNLEQQYAREAITEQTVKTQLASRVVTSMDTVITTLNGMLIVGTTGSALWLWSESLITVGAIALATGLVIRIVNMSGWIMWVVNGIFENIGMVQDGLESISQPVSVTDQKGAPTLKIGRGNVRFEDVDFHYGKGSRAIIDGLTLDIRPGEKIGLIGPSGAGKSTLVNLLLRMYDLPDGRILIDGQDISQVTQESLRAQIGMITQDTALLHRSIRENLLYGRPGASDEQLWEAVRKARADEFIPLLSDAEGRLGFEAHVGERGVKLSGGQRQRIAIARVLLKNAPILIMDEATSALDSEVEAAIQESLETLMKGKTVIAIAHRLSTIAKMDRLVVLEQGRIVEIGSHSELLAQHGLYARLWHHQTGGFVGMD
- a CDS encoding LysR family transcriptional regulator, whose product is MKAPRVTLDQWRTLQAVVDHGGFAQAAEALHRSQSSVSYTVARMQDQLGVPLLRIDGRKAVLTEAGGVLLRRSRQLVKQAAQLEDLAHHMEQGWEAEVRLVVDAAYPNTRLVRALTEFMPQSRGCRVRLREEVLSGVEEVLQEGVADVAISGFSIPGYLGTEMSAVEFVAVAQPEHALHRLNRPLNFQDLESQLQVVIRDSGRSQPRDVGWLGAEQRWTVGSLATAATFVGNGLGFAWLPRHLIVRELAEGVLKALPMEQGGSRHPTFYLYANKDKPMGPATQILIDLLRKFDVAPLHELPPTLPLHVVEPA